The proteins below come from a single Streptomyces spongiicola genomic window:
- a CDS encoding PIN domain-containing protein, with the protein MAFVAVYDANVLYPSTLRDVLIRVAQAGLVQAKWTDQILDETFRNLSKNRPDLDPKKLDRTRELMSGAIRDVLVKGHEPLIDILELPDPDDRHVLAAAIKAKAQVIVTSNLKDFPTDKLSVWDVQAVHPDAFIEAQVDLSPRLVYGVLTQIADSWESPPNAVVADVIDSLEREGLVASVAALRALT; encoded by the coding sequence ATGGCTTTCGTCGCCGTCTACGACGCCAACGTCCTGTATCCGAGCACCTTGCGTGACGTACTCATCCGCGTAGCGCAGGCAGGGCTTGTACAGGCGAAGTGGACGGACCAGATCCTCGATGAGACCTTCCGCAATCTGAGCAAGAATCGGCCTGACCTGGATCCGAAGAAATTAGATCGTACGCGGGAGCTGATGTCAGGGGCGATCCGGGATGTGCTGGTCAAGGGGCACGAACCGCTGATCGACATACTCGAACTGCCGGATCCCGACGACCGGCACGTCCTGGCCGCTGCCATCAAGGCAAAAGCGCAGGTGATCGTCACATCCAACCTGAAGGACTTCCCCACCGACAAGCTGTCCGTGTGGGATGTACAGGCCGTCCATCCAGACGCCTTCATCGAGGCTCAGGTCGACCTCTCCCCCCGGCTGGTGTACGGAGTGCTTACGCAGATAGCGGACTCCTGGGAAAGCCCGCCGAACGCAGTGGTCGCGGACGTGATCGATTCACTGGAGCGAGAAGGCCTGGTGGCGTCGGTAGCGGCACTGCGAGCCTTGACCTAG
- a CDS encoding helix-turn-helix domain-containing protein yields the protein MTKIDIRPVKLPDDKQKTANHALTRVRAYLAEHQEASQITVIVQDEGDREPLALPREAVELLASLLAHLGAGRAVSIVPSDAELTTQQAADILNVSRPFLIGLLDAGEIEFRTVGSHRRITASSLMEYQRRDDHRRRGVADELTQLGQEMGMI from the coding sequence ATGACCAAGATCGATATTCGTCCGGTGAAACTCCCGGACGACAAGCAGAAGACTGCAAACCATGCCCTCACCCGGGTCCGGGCCTACCTGGCAGAGCACCAGGAGGCTTCCCAGATCACTGTCATCGTTCAAGATGAAGGCGATCGTGAGCCCTTGGCTCTCCCTCGCGAGGCTGTAGAGCTCCTCGCGTCGCTCCTGGCGCATCTTGGCGCCGGCCGGGCCGTGTCCATCGTTCCGTCCGACGCCGAGCTCACCACTCAGCAAGCAGCCGACATACTCAACGTGTCCCGTCCTTTCCTCATCGGTCTCTTGGATGCCGGAGAGATCGAGTTCCGGACCGTTGGCTCGCACCGCAGAATCACCGCGTCGTCTCTGATGGAGTACCAGCGCAGGGACGACCACCGTCGCCGAGGCGTGGCTGATGAGCTCACCCAGCTCGGCCAGGAGATGGGAATGATCTAG
- a CDS encoding class I SAM-dependent DNA methyltransferase, with translation MSDRLIERIESHDYRKLFLQDLHWSAPVHREPVSLSNEGQTVKAVNVSSYKGVSVWVCDQRPGSALEAQLDQLIAKKSVDRLTIFYDADEQVWRWPVRRTAGGSTTTRLSSHRYTAGQPNPNFVHRLNSIRIDWSQPLDATGLIARVREAFDVEAQNETRQASKLMARMYASLEACGTPEHEISVSLARILFLMFGDDTDMWEAGLFQHFMVAHTRPDASDLSARLNELFTWLDTADKDRGTVPDHLRGFKYVNGGIFNERICLPELEAEFRDAVIEACQRDWASVSPAIFGSMFQSVRDAKTRRNLGEHYTSEENILKTLNPLFLDELRADFEVAKTKANEKLALTRLRNRLGEIRFLDPACGCGNFIIIAYRELRELELRIMERLQEITGDDQMLLANVGLKVNLDSFYGIEIDEWPAKIAETAMFLMDRQSDLKLVERLGWAPDRLPIRRQATIIVGNALRLDWGDIFPASDNTIIAGNPPFIGTKERSSSQTNDLQAAWGSRYDGYMDYVTGWFTKAASHLGRVKGRWAFVCTNSVTMGQAVPSVFSALHDGGWRIKFAYRTFPWTSEASGKAAVHCIIVGFTKERTIKQRLFGYSPDKRTHELIPISHGVNAYLADGPDVLVRKRMKPLGHGLPEVTAGSKAVDWGHLTLNEDEFAELSQDPIVRPYIRLYLGGDELINNEHRWCLWLVDADLEATQTNANVAERLATVRKLRLESPKVATRKAAVTPHLFEQRRQPLGAYLGIPQTFSDSRRYATVARLPETVIASIKLFTAKDPDGYLFGVISSSMFLTWQRTVGARMKSDPSFTNTIVWNTLPLPPVSQDLRGRIAAAGKSVLAARDLAPAKSLAEHYKADSMDPALLAAHDSLDALVDKAFGAASPCQSEQERQTILFQRYQELTADLLTYQTAKGAGARKRVGRGLSVDGHQRSD, from the coding sequence ATGAGTGACCGCCTGATCGAGCGCATCGAGTCGCACGACTACCGCAAGCTGTTCCTTCAGGATTTGCACTGGTCCGCGCCGGTGCATCGAGAGCCCGTCAGCTTGTCCAACGAAGGCCAAACAGTAAAAGCCGTAAATGTCTCCAGCTACAAGGGCGTTTCCGTTTGGGTATGCGATCAGCGGCCGGGGTCTGCGCTGGAGGCGCAGCTCGACCAGCTCATCGCCAAGAAGTCCGTCGACCGGCTCACCATCTTTTATGACGCGGATGAGCAAGTTTGGCGTTGGCCCGTACGTCGTACCGCAGGGGGTAGCACCACAACCCGTCTCTCGTCACACAGATACACCGCAGGGCAGCCCAATCCAAACTTTGTGCACCGCCTCAACTCAATCCGCATCGACTGGAGTCAGCCGCTCGATGCAACAGGGCTGATAGCACGAGTCCGTGAAGCATTCGATGTCGAAGCCCAGAACGAGACCCGCCAAGCCTCAAAATTGATGGCCCGCATGTACGCGTCTCTCGAGGCGTGCGGTACCCCTGAGCATGAGATCTCCGTCAGTCTGGCTCGGATACTGTTCCTCATGTTCGGCGATGACACCGACATGTGGGAAGCAGGTCTCTTTCAGCATTTCATGGTTGCTCATACGAGGCCCGATGCATCGGACCTATCTGCCCGGTTGAACGAGTTGTTCACATGGCTGGATACGGCCGACAAAGACCGGGGCACTGTTCCTGATCACCTCCGTGGCTTCAAGTACGTCAACGGCGGGATTTTCAATGAGAGGATCTGCCTCCCGGAACTAGAGGCCGAATTCAGAGATGCAGTAATCGAGGCATGTCAGCGAGACTGGGCGTCAGTTAGCCCTGCAATCTTCGGATCGATGTTCCAATCAGTGCGAGACGCCAAGACTCGCCGTAACCTTGGCGAGCACTATACATCCGAAGAAAACATCCTGAAGACACTGAATCCACTTTTCCTTGACGAACTGCGTGCCGATTTCGAGGTCGCCAAGACAAAAGCAAACGAAAAGTTGGCCTTGACCAGGCTCCGCAATAGGCTTGGGGAGATAAGGTTCCTCGATCCGGCCTGCGGTTGTGGGAACTTCATCATTATCGCCTACAGGGAACTGCGGGAACTTGAACTGCGGATCATGGAGCGACTGCAAGAGATCACGGGCGATGATCAGATGCTCCTAGCCAATGTCGGCCTCAAGGTAAATCTCGACAGCTTCTACGGCATCGAGATTGACGAATGGCCGGCTAAGATCGCCGAAACCGCCATGTTCCTTATGGACCGCCAATCGGATCTCAAGCTAGTTGAGCGCCTCGGTTGGGCTCCTGATCGGCTCCCCATTAGACGGCAGGCCACCATCATCGTGGGAAATGCTTTGAGGCTCGATTGGGGTGACATTTTTCCTGCTAGCGATAACACCATCATCGCCGGCAATCCACCATTCATAGGAACGAAGGAGCGATCTTCGAGTCAAACTAACGATCTCCAGGCTGCTTGGGGAAGTCGTTACGACGGGTACATGGATTACGTCACCGGATGGTTCACGAAAGCAGCGAGCCATCTAGGAAGAGTGAAAGGCCGCTGGGCCTTCGTCTGTACGAATTCGGTAACAATGGGCCAGGCGGTCCCCTCGGTATTCAGCGCGCTACACGACGGGGGCTGGAGGATCAAATTCGCCTATCGTACTTTCCCGTGGACATCCGAAGCCTCGGGGAAAGCTGCAGTTCACTGCATCATTGTCGGCTTCACAAAGGAACGCACCATCAAGCAGCGGCTTTTCGGGTATTCTCCGGATAAGCGCACTCACGAGCTGATCCCTATTTCTCATGGGGTGAATGCGTATCTCGCCGATGGGCCAGATGTTCTCGTTCGGAAACGCATGAAACCGCTGGGTCATGGGCTGCCGGAAGTAACAGCAGGATCAAAAGCCGTTGACTGGGGACATCTCACGCTCAACGAAGATGAGTTCGCAGAGCTTTCCCAAGATCCCATCGTCCGCCCATACATTCGGCTTTATCTCGGTGGCGATGAGCTGATCAACAACGAGCACCGGTGGTGCCTCTGGCTAGTGGATGCCGATCTCGAGGCCACCCAAACGAATGCGAATGTTGCTGAACGACTGGCAACAGTGCGAAAGCTCCGACTTGAGAGCCCTAAGGTAGCTACTCGAAAGGCTGCCGTGACGCCGCATCTATTCGAACAGCGTCGTCAACCTCTGGGAGCCTATCTTGGGATTCCGCAAACCTTTTCTGATTCTCGACGATACGCAACTGTTGCAAGGCTACCCGAGACAGTTATTGCGTCAATTAAGCTCTTCACCGCGAAAGATCCGGACGGGTACCTGTTCGGCGTGATCTCATCTTCGATGTTCCTGACCTGGCAGCGAACCGTAGGTGCGCGCATGAAATCTGACCCAAGCTTCACCAATACGATTGTATGGAATACGCTCCCTCTGCCACCTGTTTCCCAAGATCTTCGAGGTCGAATCGCTGCGGCTGGCAAATCGGTCTTGGCCGCGCGCGACCTTGCACCGGCCAAATCACTTGCTGAGCACTATAAGGCCGACTCGATGGACCCCGCGCTCCTCGCCGCACACGACTCCTTGGATGCGCTGGTGGATAAAGCATTCGGTGCTGCCAGTCCCTGCCAGAGCGAACAAGAGCGTCAAACCATTCTATTTCAGCGTTATCAAGAATTGACCGCAGACTTGCTCACATACCAGACTGCTAAGGGTGCAGGGGCGCGGAAGCGAGTCGGCCGTGGACTATCTGTGGACGGACATCAGAGATCTGACTGA
- a CDS encoding helicase-related protein — protein MRHVKPVLGLTIELRASCAPPMQPPSPGASSVPQIFDNLDDLQLGTALRQSLSSFTTVDVATGYFDMRGWDSFKELVEAKRAAFAADSGAAAAQGPVVRLLVGMVAPSDSETILESLQRDVQSAQGNDEYHDMETAHARKAQLVKHLRNQLMRGLATKRGRATLEALREQLADGFVQVKVFTEKPLHGKTYIFHKPGDPHTPRFAYVGSSNFTGAGLYNNLELNIEVPDRDATQKLATWFIDRWDDPFSLTITAEIIDLIAASWAGDQPTPFEVYLKVCHELSQDARAGMGYVLPPSMKNLLLDYQETAVRTLARRIVRRGGTMLGDVVGMGKTLTAIATALMLQGAEDYSTLVLCPKNLEEMWTKHLEKYDVNGRVMPYSMAAKRLPELKRFNLVICDESHNLRNNTRVDYEAIHQYIRDNGAKVLLLTATPFNLAFEDVANQIGLYLDDDDDLGIEPTVALGRDPGLRSKVDGKTNTLTAFRKSTEAEDWKRLMSDHLVRRTRSFVKRSAKKETITAPDGTAIEREYLQFANGQRFHFPTRVPRPLVHDFAEDDVAREMEDDATLDAVASLQLPRYRLAAYDNPKVRHTDKDLAVLDDIRSGRGNVVGFVRTGLFKRLSSSGHSFMVSLGRQRARNELFIHAIDQKLPLPIGTFTDVQLHFTDLDAGSETESDGALRHGDMAGRYEQLTHSLPRDTKWINSTVFTPALRADLQRDNATIDRLLARFGTWDVTRDSKVNRLVDLLRNDHPGEKVLVFSEYVDTAAYVAQALSDAGIGRVGLVSGNTDNPAEIAKRFSPRSNALPDDQQDPTATVSPDDELDILVATDVLSEGQNLQDAHIVVNYDLPWAIIRIIQRAGRVDRVGQASDQVYVYLITHDKVEQQINLRRRIKQRLADSAEAFGSDEQFFGSEREVEILEDLYHGKLSDTDDEEGEADAVSEAFLVWSNATERYPEIVRRVLTSQDNIGSTRSPRVAEAGDQVACFINTQSGVEAFAISSRGQDGSTTERLVTPLEALSVFAAEPDTATREPLDNHFERVEQLVHGPLTTEAVAEGNLRGTRKRVWERLHGSTGTLFTDQAREALNALHERPLTEHANARLRLALRNRYSYDDLIEVLNQLHEDDKLVIKTSEADPIKIVCSIGVSPV, from the coding sequence ATGCGGCACGTCAAGCCGGTGCTCGGCCTTACCATCGAGCTCCGCGCCTCGTGCGCGCCGCCAATGCAGCCACCGTCGCCGGGAGCGAGCTCTGTGCCTCAAATCTTTGACAACCTCGACGATTTGCAGTTGGGGACGGCGCTCAGACAGTCACTGTCCAGCTTCACGACCGTCGATGTCGCTACCGGCTACTTCGACATGCGCGGCTGGGACTCATTCAAAGAGCTCGTCGAGGCCAAGCGCGCCGCCTTTGCAGCTGATAGTGGCGCGGCGGCAGCCCAGGGGCCGGTAGTGCGTTTGCTGGTAGGCATGGTTGCGCCTAGTGACTCGGAGACGATCCTCGAATCTTTGCAGCGAGATGTTCAGTCCGCTCAGGGCAACGACGAATACCACGACATGGAAACGGCTCACGCACGCAAGGCGCAACTAGTGAAGCACCTACGCAACCAGCTAATGCGCGGACTAGCGACCAAGCGAGGCCGAGCCACCCTGGAGGCGCTGCGTGAGCAACTGGCGGACGGGTTCGTGCAGGTGAAGGTGTTCACCGAAAAGCCACTGCACGGCAAGACATACATCTTTCACAAGCCTGGCGACCCGCACACCCCGCGGTTCGCCTATGTCGGATCATCCAACTTCACGGGCGCAGGTCTGTACAACAACCTCGAACTCAACATTGAGGTGCCCGATAGGGATGCAACCCAGAAGCTCGCTACTTGGTTCATCGACCGGTGGGACGACCCGTTCTCCCTCACCATAACCGCAGAGATCATCGACCTGATCGCCGCCTCATGGGCTGGCGACCAGCCCACCCCGTTCGAGGTGTACCTCAAGGTCTGCCACGAGCTGTCCCAAGACGCTCGGGCCGGCATGGGCTACGTACTGCCGCCGTCGATGAAGAATCTGTTGCTGGACTACCAGGAGACGGCGGTCCGGACCCTGGCACGGCGCATTGTCCGCCGGGGCGGCACGATGCTCGGGGACGTCGTGGGCATGGGCAAGACCCTCACGGCCATCGCGACTGCGCTCATGCTGCAAGGTGCGGAGGACTACTCCACTCTCGTCCTCTGCCCGAAGAACCTCGAAGAGATGTGGACCAAGCACCTGGAGAAGTACGACGTCAACGGCCGCGTCATGCCCTACTCAATGGCCGCGAAGCGACTCCCCGAGCTGAAACGGTTCAACCTCGTCATTTGCGACGAGTCGCACAATCTACGCAACAACACCCGCGTCGACTACGAGGCAATCCACCAGTACATCCGCGACAACGGCGCGAAGGTACTGCTGCTGACCGCGACCCCCTTCAACCTTGCCTTCGAGGACGTCGCCAATCAGATAGGGCTGTACCTCGACGATGACGATGACCTCGGCATCGAGCCCACGGTTGCGCTTGGGAGGGATCCCGGCCTGCGGTCCAAGGTTGATGGCAAAACCAATACGCTTACCGCATTCCGCAAATCGACCGAGGCCGAGGACTGGAAGCGGCTCATGAGCGACCACCTCGTTCGCAGAACCCGATCGTTCGTCAAAAGGTCTGCCAAGAAGGAAACGATCACGGCACCCGACGGAACCGCGATCGAGCGGGAGTACCTCCAGTTCGCCAACGGACAGCGGTTCCACTTCCCGACGCGCGTCCCGCGCCCTCTGGTCCACGACTTCGCCGAGGACGATGTGGCCCGCGAGATGGAGGACGACGCAACGCTCGATGCCGTAGCCTCGCTGCAACTGCCCCGCTATCGGCTGGCGGCGTACGACAACCCGAAGGTCAGGCACACCGACAAGGATCTGGCAGTACTTGACGACATCCGCTCCGGTCGCGGCAACGTGGTTGGGTTCGTCCGTACCGGCCTCTTCAAGCGGCTGTCCTCGTCAGGGCACTCGTTCATGGTCTCCCTCGGTCGACAGCGTGCCCGTAACGAGCTGTTCATCCACGCGATTGACCAGAAACTACCTCTCCCCATCGGCACTTTCACTGACGTCCAGCTGCACTTCACCGATCTCGACGCCGGTTCTGAGACCGAGTCGGACGGCGCCCTACGGCACGGTGACATGGCTGGCCGCTACGAGCAGTTGACTCACTCTCTGCCCAGGGACACGAAGTGGATCAACTCCACAGTATTCACGCCTGCGCTCCGAGCCGATCTTCAGCGAGACAACGCCACGATCGACCGGCTGCTGGCCCGCTTTGGGACATGGGACGTCACTCGCGATTCCAAAGTGAACCGCCTCGTCGACCTGCTCCGCAACGACCACCCAGGCGAGAAGGTCCTGGTCTTCAGCGAGTACGTCGACACCGCGGCCTACGTAGCACAGGCTCTCTCTGACGCGGGCATCGGGAGAGTTGGCCTTGTCAGCGGCAACACCGACAACCCCGCCGAAATCGCCAAACGCTTTTCCCCGCGCTCCAACGCCCTTCCTGACGACCAGCAGGACCCCACGGCCACTGTCTCACCCGACGACGAGCTGGATATTCTAGTCGCCACCGATGTGCTCTCCGAGGGACAAAACCTTCAGGACGCCCACATCGTCGTCAACTACGACCTGCCCTGGGCGATCATCCGCATCATTCAGCGCGCAGGTCGCGTAGACCGCGTCGGTCAGGCCTCCGATCAGGTGTACGTGTACCTGATCACCCACGACAAAGTCGAACAGCAGATCAATCTGCGTCGGCGCATCAAGCAACGGCTCGCCGACAGCGCTGAGGCGTTCGGCTCCGACGAGCAGTTCTTCGGATCCGAACGCGAGGTCGAGATACTGGAAGACCTCTATCACGGCAAGCTGTCTGACACTGACGATGAAGAAGGCGAGGCGGATGCCGTTAGTGAAGCGTTCCTAGTGTGGTCCAACGCCACTGAGCGTTATCCCGAGATTGTCAGGCGGGTCCTGACGTCGCAGGACAACATCGGCAGCACCCGCTCTCCACGGGTGGCCGAGGCCGGCGACCAGGTCGCCTGTTTCATCAATACCCAGTCGGGAGTCGAGGCTTTCGCAATCTCCTCTCGGGGCCAGGACGGAAGTACGACGGAGCGACTAGTCACCCCGCTGGAGGCGCTCAGCGTTTTCGCAGCCGAGCCCGACACCGCAACGCGGGAGCCGCTGGACAACCACTTTGAGCGGGTCGAGCAACTGGTACATGGTCCACTGACGACGGAAGCCGTGGCTGAGGGGAACCTCAGGGGTACCCGCAAGCGGGTGTGGGAGCGGCTACATGGCAGCACTGGCACCCTCTTCACAGATCAAGCTCGTGAGGCACTCAACGCTCTTCACGAGCGGCCGCTAACGGAACATGCTAATGCCCGGCTACGGCTTGCGCTCCGCAACCGGTATAGCTACGACGACCTCATTGAGGTGCTGAACCAGCTACACGAAGACGACAAGCTGGTTATCAAGACCAGCGAAGCCGACCCCATCAAGATCGTTTGCTCGATCGGAGTGAGCCCAGTATGA
- a CDS encoding DUF1152 domain-containing protein has protein sequence MTRLIVAAGGGGDAVAAAMLHAALYGDQEQAVILTYAWDRLLIDPLPGPRRPADFTGLEPITPAVWRVLAQAQPIAPAGSTLPRLAAELPHTFALLDPYQGAEGLTHQLEDLVSHLEPESIDLLDVGGDILARGDEPTLRSPLADALALAACCQVNAPIRLLVAGPGLDGELLPADLSDMLGSVVHTFTAGDAEAINSVLEWHPSEATGVLAATARGARGTCEIRDAGLPVPLTDDSPTVHEVDLDDAVSRNQLARAIMATEHLDEAEAYSREICGYSEIDYERNKALWLKDQQPATLDPSAIWPQLDQFEAEARARGVTHTTFRRITEALNLSGSQRDDLRQLLINNRPEQYDAPLWRIPIADE, from the coding sequence ATGACGCGGTTGATCGTCGCAGCAGGAGGAGGGGGCGACGCAGTCGCCGCCGCCATGCTCCACGCCGCCCTCTACGGCGACCAGGAACAAGCGGTGATCCTCACATACGCATGGGACCGCCTCCTGATCGACCCACTACCGGGTCCGCGGCGACCCGCCGACTTCACCGGCCTGGAGCCCATCACCCCGGCCGTCTGGAGAGTGCTGGCGCAGGCCCAGCCGATCGCACCGGCAGGTTCCACACTCCCCCGACTGGCGGCGGAGCTCCCGCACACCTTCGCGCTGCTCGACCCATACCAGGGAGCCGAAGGACTCACTCACCAACTCGAAGATCTGGTGAGTCACTTGGAGCCCGAGTCGATCGATCTCCTGGACGTGGGCGGCGACATCCTCGCTCGCGGCGACGAGCCGACGCTGAGGAGCCCACTCGCCGACGCCCTCGCCCTGGCAGCATGCTGCCAGGTGAACGCGCCCATCCGACTGCTGGTCGCGGGGCCAGGCTTGGACGGCGAACTTCTGCCGGCCGATCTGAGCGACATGCTTGGCTCCGTCGTCCACACCTTCACCGCCGGCGACGCGGAGGCGATCAACTCGGTTCTGGAGTGGCACCCGTCCGAAGCGACCGGGGTCCTCGCGGCGACGGCCAGGGGTGCTCGAGGCACCTGCGAGATCCGGGACGCGGGGCTCCCCGTACCGCTCACGGACGACAGCCCCACAGTGCACGAGGTCGACCTGGACGACGCCGTCAGCCGCAACCAGTTGGCCCGAGCAATCATGGCGACAGAGCACCTGGACGAGGCCGAGGCCTACAGCCGCGAAATCTGCGGCTACTCGGAGATCGACTACGAGCGCAACAAGGCCCTGTGGCTCAAGGATCAGCAGCCCGCGACTCTGGACCCGTCCGCAATCTGGCCCCAGCTCGACCAGTTCGAGGCCGAAGCCCGCGCCCGCGGAGTCACCCACACGACGTTCCGCCGTATCACCGAGGCCCTGAACCTCAGCGGCTCCCAGCGCGATGACCTGCGACAGCTCCTCATCAACAACCGGCCGGAACAGTACGACGCGCCACTTTGGCGCATCCCCATAGCCGATGAGTAA
- a CDS encoding GntR family transcriptional regulator — MPQIEEAQPKYLQIAHHIRDQILRGDLRPGDEVPSERQLAADWKVSRPTAARSLEALSHQGLVEKRQGSGTYVRSLEVNRRARELYGRARQTGKIYTPGEYAVITSAGWLEAPDHVAEALGLVKDRRAVHRRRVTNNQDGPITLSTSWFAPDIGRRAPKLTDPERIQEGTLMYVERMTGRQGSYAEDRMCARGATDEEAADLRLEPGSAVLIVHHVVFDLQDRPLEFAEATYPPHRWAFEQGYPLT; from the coding sequence ATGCCTCAGATCGAAGAGGCTCAACCGAAGTATCTCCAGATCGCCCACCACATCCGTGATCAGATCCTTCGGGGCGACCTGCGGCCGGGGGACGAGGTTCCTTCGGAACGGCAGCTCGCCGCGGACTGGAAGGTGTCCCGGCCCACGGCCGCGCGGTCCCTGGAGGCGCTGAGTCATCAGGGCCTGGTCGAGAAGCGTCAGGGCTCGGGGACGTACGTGCGCAGCCTCGAAGTGAACCGACGGGCGCGGGAGTTGTACGGGCGTGCCCGGCAGACCGGGAAGATCTACACGCCCGGCGAGTACGCGGTGATCACTTCCGCCGGCTGGCTGGAGGCTCCGGACCACGTCGCCGAGGCGCTGGGCCTGGTGAAGGATCGTCGAGCCGTGCACCGCCGGCGCGTGACCAACAACCAGGACGGCCCGATCACGTTGTCCACCTCGTGGTTCGCGCCGGACATCGGCCGGCGGGCGCCCAAGCTCACGGATCCCGAGCGGATCCAGGAAGGGACGCTGATGTACGTGGAGCGGATGACGGGGCGTCAAGGCAGCTATGCGGAGGATCGCATGTGCGCTCGGGGCGCCACCGACGAGGAGGCGGCCGACCTGCGGCTGGAACCGGGATCCGCGGTCCTCATCGTCCATCACGTCGTCTTCGACCTCCAGGACCGCCCCCTGGAGTTCGCCGAAGCCACCTACCCGCCGCACCGCTGGGCCTTCGAGCAGGGCTACCCGCTGACCTGA
- a CDS encoding ATP-binding protein produces the protein MAYTIDRYPCQDSPRLGAMTLHPEPESVPRARRWFRKFIAPYNPACSVDDCTLMISELVTNAILYGQADEPWLVRVEWYREGTALRVDVHNPGFPVNVRVRHPEANDAHGRGLLLVDSIADSWRSGPSRHGGTVVSFVVADAWPA, from the coding sequence ATGGCCTACACGATCGACCGCTACCCCTGCCAGGACTCGCCGCGGCTCGGCGCGATGACCCTGCATCCGGAACCCGAGTCTGTGCCCCGCGCCCGGCGCTGGTTCCGGAAGTTCATCGCTCCGTACAACCCGGCCTGCTCCGTCGACGACTGCACTCTGATGATCTCGGAGCTGGTGACCAACGCCATCCTGTACGGGCAGGCGGACGAACCCTGGCTGGTGCGGGTCGAGTGGTACCGCGAGGGAACCGCGCTCCGTGTAGACGTGCACAACCCGGGCTTCCCCGTGAATGTACGGGTGCGGCACCCCGAAGCGAACGACGCTCACGGACGGGGGCTGCTCCTGGTCGACTCCATCGCCGACTCCTGGCGCTCCGGTCCCAGCCGGCACGGCGGCACGGTCGTCTCCTTCGTGGTCGCCGATGCCTGGCCGGCGTGA
- a CDS encoding GntR family transcriptional regulator: MTYEVEPPKYVRLAQTLQRRIEDGTYAPGTRVPSENQLVQTFGMSRPTVVRALELLKRDGWLESRQGYGTTVRGRPEVVEQKDRRGRGALERDESHAAGRLIEVGHVPVPPRVASALGLPKRTEVLLRRFLAEEDGEAVELVSSYFPADLAEGTELGSGEPLGESAREHLEARKKIRFDHVVERVSARLPDAGEAAVLDLPDGVPVLSVLVVACDASGRSLQVSELLLPADRQELEDTYRLN; encoded by the coding sequence GTGACCTATGAAGTGGAGCCACCGAAGTACGTGCGCCTCGCGCAGACGCTTCAGCGTCGCATCGAAGACGGCACGTACGCGCCCGGCACCCGAGTGCCCAGCGAGAACCAGCTGGTACAGACGTTCGGGATGTCCCGTCCGACCGTCGTCCGGGCCCTGGAGCTCCTGAAGCGGGACGGCTGGCTGGAGTCCCGGCAGGGATACGGGACGACCGTCCGGGGTCGCCCGGAAGTCGTCGAGCAGAAGGACCGGCGGGGGCGTGGGGCACTTGAGCGCGACGAGTCGCACGCCGCGGGCCGCCTGATCGAAGTCGGGCATGTGCCTGTCCCACCGCGAGTCGCCTCGGCGCTCGGCCTGCCGAAGAGGACCGAGGTCCTCCTGCGCCGCTTCCTGGCGGAGGAGGACGGCGAGGCGGTGGAGCTGGTCTCGTCGTACTTCCCCGCCGACCTGGCGGAAGGCACTGAGCTGGGGTCCGGCGAACCCCTGGGCGAAAGTGCGCGCGAACACCTCGAAGCCCGGAAGAAGATCCGCTTCGACCATGTCGTCGAGCGCGTGTCCGCTCGGCTGCCCGACGCGGGTGAGGCCGCCGTACTGGATCTGCCGGACGGTGTTCCCGTGCTGAGCGTGCTGGTCGTGGCGTGCGACGCGTCGGGCCGGTCGCTGCAGGTCTCCGAGCTTCTGCTGCCGGCTGACCGGCAGGAACTCGAAGACACGTATCGCCTGAACTGA
- a CDS encoding SCO3933 family regulatory protein yields the protein MRVIRVDASAATILLTEAPAPKVRDRQTGEIAKDAVSGEVLMTVGVVYIDEGESSLIQVAVPESGVTEGLTVGAPVSLPGLVARPWQSVFNGQERHGIAYRATAVAPGAFPMAEAG from the coding sequence GTGCGTGTGATCCGTGTTGACGCCTCGGCCGCCACCATCCTGCTCACCGAAGCTCCCGCGCCGAAGGTGCGTGACCGCCAGACCGGTGAGATCGCCAAGGATGCGGTGTCCGGCGAGGTGCTGATGACGGTCGGCGTCGTCTACATCGACGAGGGCGAGTCGTCGCTGATCCAGGTAGCGGTCCCGGAGAGCGGCGTGACCGAGGGCCTGACCGTCGGCGCCCCGGTGTCCCTTCCGGGCCTGGTGGCTCGGCCCTGGCAGAGCGTGTTCAACGGCCAGGAGCGCCACGGCATCGCCTACCGGGCGACCGCCGTCGCCCCGGGTGCCTTCCCCATGGCTGAAGCGGGCTGA